The following proteins are encoded in a genomic region of Stegostoma tigrinum isolate sSteTig4 chromosome 10, sSteTig4.hap1, whole genome shotgun sequence:
- the atp6v1d gene encoding V-type proton ATPase subunit D, with product MSGKERIEIFPSRMAQTIMKARLKGAQTGRNLLKKKSDALTLRFRQILKKIIETKTLMGEVMREAAFSLAEAKFTAGDFSTTVIQNVNKAQVKVRAKKDNVAGVVLPVFEHYQEGGDSYELTGLARGGEQLAKLKRNYAKAVELLVELASLQTSFVTLDEAIKITNRRVNAIEHVIIPRIERTLSYIITELDEREREEFYRLKKIQEKKKQLKEKIEKEQEGQRLKSTNAPANLLEEEKDEDLLFD from the exons ATGTCAGGCAAGGAGAGGATTGAGATCTTCCCATCGCGAAT GGCACAAACTATAATGAAGGCCCGTTTGAAAGGTGCTCAGACTGGTCGCAACCTACTGAAGAAAAAGTCTGATGCCCTTACACTTCGCTTCAGACAAATCCTGAAGAAGATTATAGAG ACTAAAACACTGATGGGTGAAGTAATGAGGGAAGCGGCCTTTTCCTTAGCTGAAGCCAAATTCACTGCTGGAGACTTCAG TACTACTGTGATCCAAAATGTGAACAAGGCACAGGTTAAGGTCCGAGCTAAAAAAGACAATGTAGCAG GTGTTGTGCTGCCAGTATTTGAGCATTACCAGGAAGGAGGAGACA GTTATGAGTTGACTGGTCTGGCTAGAGGTGGAGAACAGCTGGCTAAACTCAAGAGAAATTATGCAAAAGCAGTGGAGCTTCTGGTTGAACTGGCATCACTGCAG ACTTCCTTTGTGACACTGGATGAAGCTATTAAAATTACCAATAGACGTGTAAATGCAATTGAACATG TGATAATTCCTCGGATTGAGCGCACTTTATCTTATATCATAACTGAGTTGGATGAGCGAGAAAGGGAAGAATTTTATCG GTTGAAAAAGATTCAGGAAAAGAAAAAGCAGTTGAAGGAGAAGATAGAGAAAGAACAGGAAGGACAGAGGCTAAAATCTACCAATGCACCAGCCAACCTACTTGAAGAAGAAAAGGACGAGGATCTGCTGTTTGATTGA